TGTAATTCAATTCAATATTCTCATAGGACTTGCTTACGTTAATAGTTGACCTGAAGTTATTTTAACAACACATGATCTGCAGTGTTTATACTAAAAATACCTGTGAAATATGTGTCCTTGGTTATTGTGTTTGCATGAACCTTGTTGTACTAGTTTGATCAGTCAGAGTTCATAGCATAACTTAAAGTACAAACACTTATGAATGTGAACTATCAAATTAACCCAGAGCCCAATCACTGTGGTTGtatactgactgagggcccaatcctatccaattttccagtcacaatgcagccccagggtaagggaacaaatgttcccatgccttaaggaggcctcctaccccaccacaagatgcagtgcatgcaccattggcactgctgcaccggcccttgaaaattggataggattgggccttgaggctgcaatctgatacacactttcatagcagtaagccccatttcgAATAATGGGAGTTGCCATTGAGTGTTAGTAGAAACCACCGGAAGTGGtttctgttttctatttttaGTTGATcgcaggcttggggagccctgcggaggcttccGCTGGGTtccttgcatcccccccccccgaggctggCACTACCTAAGGTAAGTGAAGGAAAAACCCACTTCTGtccaggcagcagcatgatcctggagattgcattactgctgcagcccctcccatggaggactttgggaaccattgatctagaccaggggtgtccaaaagttttggcaggagggccacatcatctctctgatactgtgttgggggccgggaaaaaaattaattaatttgcatttaaaatttgaataaatttacataaatgaatttattagagatttatttatacaggtatttatacagagatggaacttatacgaatgaatgaaggtcttgcaatagctcatggcctacaaaaggccttgcacaaagcaaggctagcctttccttcactgccactgctgcatcacagaagtgaaacagcaagtagtggaggtgaGAGGTCAATCTGTcatcctcaagctgagagcagttgcattgagccagcatgagctccagcaagtcttcggagggccacaggctcattggagactgggagttccccgagggccggattggacacccccaagggccacaagtggcccccgggccgggatttgggcacccctgatctagacatttTGTATACTTTTATTTAATATGTACACTTTAATATGTTTTCACAGGTTGTTAAGGTTTACCAGACTTCCCTGCAAGGTTCAAAGATAGTAGTCTTAGCCTTTTAGTTGATGATAGTGATGGATTCAATATTATGCCACTTTTTAAAGCGATTAGACTTTTTCCTTGgtgaaaaatataaaatataaaaatatatatatatttttaattttctaaATCAGGCTCCATagaaaacactgcagaaaaatgGTGCATATATCACACAATTTAAAAATTTGTGCATTTTTCATGAGAACAAACTTTGTTAATTGTTGCTACAAAAGATAATTATTAAAAATTGCACAAATAAAatccatctctcccttcctcctttccttcaTTTAGAtgtcccccctttcccctctctctATAGCAACTATATAGATTAACAAATATTTTTTCCAATTACGCAGAAGCAAATATAGCCGACATTTGAACGATCTTTTTAATGTTTGTAAGCAAACATTCTGATTTCTGCTTACTTCACCAGTTTGCTCGCACAGCCAGTAACGTACCAAGAAATATATCCCACACCCTTTATATTCCATACACTTTCAATAATGGTGCAATAAAACGTGTAGTGTCAAATTTAGCAAGCGAAAAACCTAGAAACCTATGCTAGACCAGggatgttaaacataaggcccacaggctgggtacagcctgcagaagctcttttccAGTCCCTAgcgtaattgggctctcccactgctaccttttcagcagtgccactttgctgaagctctgggggggggggagagagagagagagagagagtgatggaaggaggcctcaaaaggcaagGTACACtaagggggaaggggcaggccacgaggagtgagagagggagtCACCGCCAAGGCACTGGGATTCCTTTCAGCAGCATGGGTTTAGCTGAgatgcagagcacctctcagctgctgagctgcaaagtgacacctcagcaaaagtggcactgctgaaaggatggctgGTGTGATACCTGGGTGCTCTCTAATTAATAATTGGGTTCccttatatcttgaaaatttgaTTAAGATCTGCATATTTcctctttgtcatttgcagctaatgagttccttcatgagaacaaagtgcttatttatggccaccatctgcttaatgttgtcagttcctgcttaatgatgtcactcagcagatgccatggatgctattcagcctgctgtatggaACGGGTTTGACACATCTGTGCTAGACCATCTTCAGATTTTCATTTGCTGGACAACAGGATAGCTGTTTAGCTtagggcagcagtctccaaatcaCAGGCCACTGTGTTTAACCTCCAAAGTTAACCTTCTGGGCATGGCGAACCTGTACTATTCCACGCCGCAGCCCCTGTTcatcacccccaccccaatcttCACACAGATTCGTGCCAGGCAGCTGCctgtcaccccagaaggctctgtgtctGGCTTTATGGGTGGAAGTGCCTGCTTGGTGTGAGTCTGTGTGAAGATCAGGGGCAACAAATGGACTGTGGCGTGAaatggtaaggcttcaccaccgCTGCGCCCAGAAGGTTAATTTTGGAGCaacagatctggcccatgggccaggctTTGGCACCTCCTGATTTAGGGAATCTTTGCAAGGTTAGTAACTGCAAGTCCAGTTAGAAAGACTGAtcaaatatttcctggaaaaaCCAGTACCAGATGCTGGGCAGTTATTGAAAGAAATATTCTAGCATTACTTTGCAATGGAATAATCAGGCTTCCACTGTGAAAAGACATGTAGAATGTTTATCTatatcagggatctccaaaccctagtcctgggggccagatgcagcccacggcgagcctctatctggcccaggggtgcccaaaccctggcccgggggccacttgcgggactcacaatccggcccgcagggagcccccagtctccagtgagcaaCTACGCTCattgtgaagatgactgttttacctcttgcatgagctgtgggacaagtgttccctccactgcttgctgtttcaggtctgtgatgcagcaatggcagtgaaggaaaggctagccttgctttgtgcaaggactttcataggccttgagctattgcaagaccttcattcattcatacaagttccatctctaatatattcatttatgtaaatttattcacatttgaaatgtaaattaattcggcccctgacacagtgtcagaaagatgatgtggccctcctgccaaaaagtttggacacccctgatctggccTATGGCCAGCCTTGGggcccctgagagcctctggcccacgcGACCAAACATGACTGAAGCTGTGTTCAGGTcgtgtccagagggtgttctgggggcacCCTTTGAGTATGGTTCCAACAGATCAAGGCGCTGCGGGAACACCTGAACATCCCCACGTACTTGGGGGGtctcttgcagcctcccaggggtcctggaggcttgtagCCGCCTCCACGACCCTCCGCACTACTACAACGAGCTCTGTTCTGTTCTTAGATCTCGGTTCTGTTCACTGCGGTACAGTCGGGGACCCATTCCTGGGATActcccttaaaggggaatggcccaggTTTTGTTCCCAGTAGTGGGTCACGACTCATACCGTGGGAACACTGCTCTAAACCTTGGAAGTTCTTTataaccatcatgactaatagtcCTTCATGAATTTTTAtaattcccctttaaagccatctaagctcttggacatcaccacatcttgtggcatgaattccataaattatgcATTATTTGAAGAAATGCTCTTGTTTttctgaatctactgccaattAAACTTTACTGAatttattttggttgctcttttctgcactttttccaggtCTAGGATGTTCTTTTTGGAATGGAGCAACCAGGACtaggtacaggttgagcctcattattcccctgggttcagttccaagcactcacatggatggcaaaaaacgcactatagcaaatcaatttaaaaaacaaagtttctttgctcccctgatataaaaacagccttgctgacctttgtgatgttaagatagagccattaagacaatccaacaatcaatctctctcagggtgcttagaaatgcttcactctgacccctcccttcaccaatgcaaagtatcttgctttcacctgctcagggagaagggaggggtcgcctggagagagaagaactgatggattgtcagccagctgcccccccctctcagtaaggaggctattgttaaaggactgttcagttttttaaactgattttaaagggatgcgtttttccccttctccagggatcagcacgttccttctcatttgcaggggccattcttgttgagtcaaatccatgcatagaaaattcgtgtataaataggctggacctgtatagtatTCCAAATGCAGCCTTAGCATATAATTATGCCAAAATGGCATAAACCGCGGTTTTATTTTCTGGTCCTTCCTTAACAATCCCTAGCATGGAGTTATCTTATTTGCAGCTGCCTTTCACTGAGTTATCCACCAGGCTCCAAGACTCCAAGACTCCAAGAAAGTTAATTCTTTCCCATTCAGATCTCATgtgttaagatttttttttggcCTATGCATGCATCACTTTACTTATATTTAACTTCAGTGCCCTCAATCTCAAATGATTTGATTAGACTAATTATATAAATAGGTGTAGACAAAATGACATATTTTGTAGTGACCGGGTGTGTATATATCGTAAATGTAGTATTTGCCTTTTGAAATAATTTAATTTTGATGTGTTGTTGATTTTGACTATTGCAAAATCCAGAAAGGTGGCAGTGAAGAGTGGAATGAATCAATTACATGCAACCAAAACTCCAGAATAGAGTAAGGCATCCAGAATAGATTCTACAAGCTACTCTAGGCATGTGGCAAGTGGCCTAGCAGAGCTCATGAGCCTAAAGTGTAGTGAGACAGTAGTGATGTGGCCACCTGCTCAGAACACTACAGGCCTTGAGGCAGACAAGAGGAGTCCTCATGGTGCCCACTGCTTTTGGCATGTGGTGGTTTTGATGGCATGAGAGGACAAACTGAAGCCTGGTGCAGTCCAGTGGTGTCCCCAGgaggcttttggcatcatctcaGCTGCTCTGAGGCCTCACACCTGCCAaggaagctgcagcagtgctgcccTGTCAGCATTCACATGTAAAGTGTATGTGACATGACAGAGGTACATCCTACATTATGTTACATCCACCACTTACACATTTGCTGAATGGGCTTGGGACTTGTCAGAAAGCAGAAGGTGCTGAGTATTTTTTGGAAATGCTTCCATCCAAGCTGGCCTTATTCTGTCAGAGGAGAACCCATCCCTTGTCCAGGATACATTGTAAAAGTGACAAAATTGGTATTGCCAGCTGACCACCTCAACTCTTCCGCAGAGTAGCCTGTCCTACTTGTCTGCCTTTAACAATAGTTACAAATAGCTTTGGAAAATGGCAGGCAGCTTTTTCATACCTCAGAGATTAACAGTATCATCCACTAATGTATGCAATTGAATTGTGTTTAAAGGCACacctgaaaagttggcaaccttaggCAAAATGGCTTGTATTTTGaaacataattttattttatcaGGGCACACTACTGCTAGTTAAAGGTAATTTTAAGTCATAAGGGGGACTGAAGCACATTTACCTTATGTTTGATTGCTTCTTAATGAGGGACAAACCTttctgtgcattaaaaaaaaaatagtagtaGCAGGGATGAGTTGACTACGGTCTTTTCCTAGCCTGCTTCTTTTGTTCAGTGTGGTGAGGGTGTGTCAAGCATATAACCTTGCATCTGCAGCAGAGTGCTTAGTCCAGGAAGGCTTGTTTCTGCTCATTGTGTAAACTGGACTTTAGTCACTGATTGCAGAGAAATAAAGAATATCGTACCTTGGAGAAGGGTACAAAGTACCTTTGTACCTGGTTTTTTTAATCATATATTAAGCTTCCTCTGAAGTTTATTAGTACTGTAGTAAGTCATTTGCGCTGTCCTGAGGTCAACAAGTGAGCAGGAGAAGGGGTTAGAAATGCAGTTCACTGGCTATGTAACAgaccaaacctaaccaactttccagcaccgatgaggccacaatgccaccccaaggtaaggaaacaaattttcCCTCACCATgataaggcctctgtgactgcccctccctccacttcaagatgcagcacatgctctgttggcatggctgcattggctctggaaagttagtttggattgggctgtaaggttttTGTAGCTTCTTATTTATGCATTGCCTTTACAGCCATTTTGGACATGAAGTTGGAGTTGAGTATACTGGGCATATCACATTGTTAAGTACTTTTTAAATGTTCTGAGTGATTTTGAGGATGTGCTGAAGCAATTTTTTGTTTGTCGTTTCAGCTATGAAGTCTTACGTTCCAGTTTTCATTCTTCTGTGGAGTGCTGTCGGAATTTCAAGGGCTGCCAAAATTGTTATTGTGCCGCCACTTATGTTTGAAAGCCATCTGTATATTTTCAAGACCCTGGCCTCAGCCCTGCACGAACACGGGCATCAGACAGTTTTCCTTCTGTCTGAGGGAAGAGAAGTGCCTCCATCCAATCACTATAAATTGCAGCGTTACCCAGGAATATTTAATACAACCACCTCAGATGAATTTCTTCAGTCCAAAATGAGGAATATCTTTTCTGGGAGGCTTACAGCCCTGGAACTGTTTGACATTGTGGATCACTATTCCAAGAACTGTGACATGATTGTAGGCAATAAGAAGCTCCTACTTGCCCTAAAACAGGAAAAATTTGACCTCCTGCTAGTAGATCCTAATGAGATGTGTGGATTCGTTATTGCTCATCTTTTAGGGATTAAATATGCTGTTTTTTCCACTGGCCTTTGGTACCCAGCAGAAGTAGGTGCTCCCGCACCTTTATCATATGTTCCAGAATTTAATTCGCTTCTCACAGACCATATGAACTTGTTTGAGAGGTTTAAGAACACTGTTGTTTATCTGGTCTCAAGACTGGGAGTCAGCTTTCTAGTTCTGCCAAAATATGAAAGGATAATGCAGAAACACAATGTACAGCCGACAAGGTCCATGCTTGAATTGGTTCATGAAAGCAGCCTGTGGATGCTGTGTACAGATGTAGCACTAGAGTTTCCAAGACCGACATTACCGCATGTTGTTTATGTGGGAGGAATCCTCACCAAGCCAGCCAGTCCTCTGCCAGAAGTAAGGTTTGCTGAGTTTTACTTttatgtaatattttatttggaATTTATCCTAAAGTGATTAATTTTCTTGTGATGAAACTAACACTGAATTATTCTCAACATGATGGCACTGGTGTATTTCATGTTATGGTTTTTTATCTTCTGCcacttacagcaggggtctccaaacgttttggccagagggccgtatcaaatatctggtgtggtgtgaaggccagaaaaaaaattaaatataaaattgaaataaataaattagagatggaacttagatgagtgaataaatgaatgcatgggctcattctttcaacctctctggccctcagaacatcctccagacacaatcagagcacagttctggtcatgttcagttgcgTGGGCCAACTGGgatgctttcaggggacaagaggttggctgcaagccagaaagaggcttgctgtgggccacatctggcccccgggccagggtttggagacccctgacttaaagGATTAGATTCATATTTACGTATTTAAAAAGTGATTTTGAGCTTAGCACAGGAGCTTATAACTAGACAGAACTATTAATTCAGGGATGAACCATGGTTGTCTGTATTAAATTTAATATTCTAATCCTGAAAACAAAATAAGAAACAATAGTAAGTCTAGCTCTAGCAATATCGTATCTTCTGTAAAGAGCAAAGCATCAGTAGAAAGATACAAACTAAAGTCCTTTCCCCTTAATTGTCTTTTAGATCTAAGTGAGCATAAAAGACAAGTCTTTTGACAAGACATTCAAAGACAAGTCTGTAGGATCCCCAGAAGAGAGAGCCAATAATTCACATATTTGCAAAAAACATTTTTGAGGGGTCACCTCCACTCTGTTCCTTGTACATGCTCTtttcaccttcccccaccatccGTGATTCTCTTTATCATCTTCCCACCAATGCTATGTGAATGATAGCTGTTGTTCTACCCACTCATTCTTCATGTGTTAAGTAGTAGAGATGAGCCATGCTCACTAGTGGAGCGCATGATTTATGTGCAGAAGagctcaggttcaatctctggcatctccatgCATTACTGGGCAAAATCTCAAAACCTCAAGAGCCGCTGCCAATCAGTGTTCTagaccatgggtctccaaactatggcccagagGCTAGATCTGACCCGCGGAGACCCCATGGTCCAAAGAGACCCTCTGGCCAGCGGACACTTCAACCCAAGCTCTGAAGAGCCACTGCAGGAGCTTCCGGCCTCCTTCGCAACCGGCAGGACTCTGCTGAACTCGTGTGAGAGCTTCCAAGCTTCCTCATGAGCTCTGCAGATCGCATA
This genomic interval from Tiliqua scincoides isolate rTilSci1 chromosome 6, rTilSci1.hap2, whole genome shotgun sequence contains the following:
- the UGT8 gene encoding 2-hydroxyacylsphingosine 1-beta-galactosyltransferase; this encodes MKSYVPVFILLWSAVGISRAAKIVIVPPLMFESHLYIFKTLASALHEHGHQTVFLLSEGREVPPSNHYKLQRYPGIFNTTTSDEFLQSKMRNIFSGRLTALELFDIVDHYSKNCDMIVGNKKLLLALKQEKFDLLLVDPNEMCGFVIAHLLGIKYAVFSTGLWYPAEVGAPAPLSYVPEFNSLLTDHMNLFERFKNTVVYLVSRLGVSFLVLPKYERIMQKHNVQPTRSMLELVHESSLWMLCTDVALEFPRPTLPHVVYVGGILTKPASPLPEDLQAWVDGAHENGFVLVSFGAGVKYLSEEIAKKLAHALAKLPQRVVWRFSGNKPRNLGNNTKLMEWLPQNDLLGHPNIKAFLSHGGLNSIFETMYHGVPVVGIPLFGDHYDTMTRVQAKGMGILLNWKTVTGDELCDALVKVINEPSYRQRAKKLSEIHRDQPGHPVNRTVYWINYILRHNGAHHLRATVYAVSLYQYFLLDVAVIILFGTAFFSYILTRIAKFICKQRKQLWSTDEHTTINGHYQNGIPNGKYRRNGHIKHEKKVK